CGCGGCGTTTGCCGTTCACCTGCACCGCAAGGGTGATGGTGTCCTCGATGAGCAATGCGGCGTCGGCCTCGGGCCAGCTCTCGTAGGTCAGGGAATCGGGTTGGCCGAGCTGGCTCCATAGCTCCTCTGCCAGATGCGGGGCGAAGGGCGCGAGCATCTTCACGAACGCCAGGGTGCCAGAGCGCGGCGCCGGGGCTTCGCGGCTCACGTCGCGCGCCCAGACCATCAGCTTCGAAATGGCCGTGTTCGGCTGGATGGCTTCCATGTCTTCGGTGACGCCCGCGACCGTCTTGGCGGTGAGGCGCGCTTGCTCCTCCGTGCCATCACCCGGGACGAGTTCCTCCTCCGTCACCAGGCGATGGGCGCGCTGAAGGAAGCGGAAGCAGCCCGGAATGCCGTCAGTGGACCAGGGCGCACCTTTCTCGAGAGGGCCCATGAAGAGTTCGTAGAGCCGCATGGCATCCGCACCGAACTCTTCGATCACATCGTCCGGCGAGACGACATTGCCCCGGCTCTTCGACATCTTCTCGGTCACTTCCTCGAGGGGAAGATCATCGATCGTCGGATGCAGGGGTTTGTGGTCTTCACTCCAGCGAACGGCGTCCTGCATCAGCCAACGGGATTTGACCTCATCGCCCGTCGCAACGGCAATTGCGCGTTCGCCGTCGATGCGCACGGCTGAGTGGGGGTAGGCGTGTGGCGTGGTGTCGGGATCATCCGACAGGTTGTCGTCGTAGTAGCGGTAGGCGTAGCCCAGGATCATGCCGGGGTTGAGGAGCTTCTGGAAAGGCTCCTTGGTCGACACGAGCCCGCAATCGTAGAGAACCTTGTGCCAGAAACGCGCGTACAGCAGGTGGAGCACGGCGTGCTCCGCGCCGCCGACATACAGGTCGACGGGCATCCAGTAGTCCATGGCTTCCTGTGACCAGGCCGCGGTGTCGTTGCGGGGGTCGCAGAAGCGCAGGTAGTACCAGCAGCTACCCGCCCATTGGGGCATCGTGTTGGGGTCGCGTCGGGCTTTTGCGCCGGTCGCCGGGTCGCTCGTCTGGATCCAATCGGGCACACGGGAGAGCGGCGTTTCGAATTCTCCGGTCGGCGCCCAATCGTCGAGTTCCGGCAGGGTGACGGGCAACTGGTCCTCGGGAACGAGCTTGACCGTTCCGTCTTCCAGGTGCATGACCGGGAAGGGCTCGCCCCAGTAGCGCTGCCGGCTGAAGAGCCAATCGCGCAGCTTGTAGTTGATCGTCGCCTCGCCCTTGCCCTGCTCTTCGAGCCAGGCGTTCATCCGGGTCTTCGCCTCGGGCGTCGGCAGCCCATCCAGGAAGCCCGAGTTCACTGCCTCCCCGTGGCCGGCGAAGGCCGCCTCGGAAAGGTCGCCTCCGGCGACGACCTCGAGGATCGGCAGCTCGAATTTCGTGGCGAACGCGTAGTCGCGCTCGTCGTGGCCCGGTACGGCCATGATCGCACCGGTTCCGTAGGTCGCGAGCACGTAATCTGCGATCCAGACCGGAATGCGCGCATCGTTTACCGGATTGGTGGCGAAGGCTCCGGTGAAGACGCCCGTCTTGTCATCGCCTTCGGCCGTGCGCAGCCGCTCGCTCTTTCGCGCCGTTTCGGCCACGTAGGCTTCGACCTCGCCGCGCTGAGCCTGTGTCGTGAGTTTCTGCACCAGCGGATGTTCTGGCGCCAGTACCATGTAGGTGGCGCCGAACAACGTATCCGGGCGCGTCGTGAAGACCTCGATCGCCTCGTCGTCATCCACGACCGGGAAGCCGACCCTGGCACCTTCGGAGCGGCCGATCCACTCCACCTGCATTCGCTTGATGCGCTCTGGCCAATCGACCTCGTCGAGGTCCGCGAGCAGGCGCTCGGCGTACTCCGTGATGCGCAGCATCCACTGGCGCATCGGCATGCGGACGACAGGGTGGCCGCCGCGCTCGCTCTTGCCGTCGATGACTTCCTCGTTGGCCAGTACGGTGCCAAGGGCGGAGCACCAGTTGACTGCCACCTCCGCTTCGTAGGCGAGGCCGCGCTCGTGCAGCTTCTGGAAGATCCATTGGGTCCATCGTACGTAGCTCGGGTCGGTGGTATCGATCTCGCGCGACCAATCGTAGGAGAGCCCGAGACTCCTAAGCTGGCGCCGGTAGGTTTCGATGTTCCGCTGGGTCGTAATGGCAGGATGGGTGCCGGTCTCGACGGCATGCTGCTCGGCAGGAAGGCCGAAGGCGTCCCAGCCCAT
The DNA window shown above is from bacterium and carries:
- a CDS encoding leucine--tRNA ligase translates to MAYEPKTIEARWQRYWLENETFRCEVDPSRPKYYVLDMFPYPSGQGLHVGHPKGYISTDAIARYKRMRGFNVLHPMGWDAFGLPAEQHAVETGTHPAITTQRNIETYRRQLRSLGLSYDWSREIDTTDPSYVRWTQWIFQKLHERGLAYEAEVAVNWCSALGTVLANEEVIDGKSERGGHPVVRMPMRQWMLRITEYAERLLADLDEVDWPERIKRMQVEWIGRSEGARVGFPVVDDDEAIEVFTTRPDTLFGATYMVLAPEHPLVQKLTTQAQRGEVEAYVAETARKSERLRTAEGDDKTGVFTGAFATNPVNDARIPVWIADYVLATYGTGAIMAVPGHDERDYAFATKFELPILEVVAGGDLSEAAFAGHGEAVNSGFLDGLPTPEAKTRMNAWLEEQGKGEATINYKLRDWLFSRQRYWGEPFPVMHLEDGTVKLVPEDQLPVTLPELDDWAPTGEFETPLSRVPDWIQTSDPATGAKARRDPNTMPQWAGSCWYYLRFCDPRNDTAAWSQEAMDYWMPVDLYVGGAEHAVLHLLYARFWHKVLYDCGLVSTKEPFQKLLNPGMILGYAYRYYDDNLSDDPDTTPHAYPHSAVRIDGERAIAVATGDEVKSRWLMQDAVRWSEDHKPLHPTIDDLPLEEVTEKMSKSRGNVVSPDDVIEEFGADAMRLYELFMGPLEKGAPWSTDGIPGCFRFLQRAHRLVTEEELVPGDGTEEQARLTAKTVAGVTEDMEAIQPNTAISKLMVWARDVSREAPAPRSGTLAFVKMLAPFAPHLAEELWSQLGQPDSLTYESWPEADAALLIEDTITLAVQVNGKRRDEIRVPADADEASVRSAALASESVQRHMAGKQPRKVIVVPKRLVNIVV